In Arachis hypogaea cultivar Tifrunner chromosome 7, arahy.Tifrunner.gnm2.J5K5, whole genome shotgun sequence, the genomic window aaaaaatattacgtaATCAATCATATACAAATTAACATTTAATAATCAATTATATATGTTGAGATTTGTTAATAATTCTaaatatcatatcttttagtaattatcatgattattttttatatttttgtaaattaataatttaatattttatgttatatccttttaaaaattatcacaattttttcttacatttttgttatatatattattttgttttactaTTTATAAACGTAAATTTTAGagttaaatatattaatgacgtaattttaaaattaagtatgCTGATAATGTGGTGCGTTCTAATTCCAATctatatgttgatattatttttagaaaatgttaGTATTAAATCATTAGATTTATTAATATTTAGTAATTAATATAagtattttgtgagattttttattaaatataagtactttatgctttttttattttataaatgtattAACATACGACAactgttttttaattaaatataaatacgttatgaatttctttattttttagattatttggTATTAGtgtaaataatagaaatatataaaCTTGTTTTATATAAGATAAATATATTCATAAATAGtttattttaaaagtatattttaaatataagtataaaaaaGTAGATATTTTTTACACATTGCACGTATCGATACACTAATTTATAAATATAGAGAAAAGGAATCTGTTTACACCAAAGATTTATATATTGGTGAATAAATTATCATGCGTGATAAATTTCATCAATCCAACCGTTAATTAATGTTATAAAGTTTTAAGGGCAAAGTTTAGTTGAGACAATTGGATTATGaccattttcaaattttttataaaaaaattagtaatatttttaaaaaaaataaaagttcagTTGACTTAAATACTTTATTATAACTTAAAGCACTCAAATTCACTAGCAgcttctttatttgtattttgcaATTTTTTATTCAACTCTATTCAACAAACAGCTCTCTTGATTGATAGATTAATTTGTTTGATATTAACTCTTTTAGTGTCTATAACTACTACATCATTTTtatcaatgaaaataataaaaaaaaattgaaaaaaattgctAAAAAATTTAGTTCTAATTCAATTATTGAAGATTTCAAATTATTAAAGATTCGAAGAGTACtattataaactattttatattttttatttgtaaaattatttatttattatcttattagtaacaaacttaaaaataattatattataaattttattttaatataaatattattattaaattttaatgttaaatCTTTTACTCctccaaaattttatttcaaactcCATCACTagtcaattttattaaatttcagAAAGTCCAAACATCAtagatatataatataagataaaacacatacataaattaaacacataataataatattatataaaagtctCAAACTAAATAACCTCATGTATATGTTTTTGTTTATAATTCTATATAaattgaattcattaaatttaaattaatcattataatactaaatcgaatcaatataattcaaattaatagtGCACTACTACAACAAATCAGATAACTTCGATTTATCTTTTCATGCGTTTGGAATATAATCTAATAGTTATATTGAGTTATATTTGTGAAATAACCATATTAAATATACTTATAAGaatcaattatttatataaaatatatttaaaatataaattatatattaaaaataaattatattttaatacgcAAATACGTAATAATTTATTTGGTGgattatttttgtatatatatacgcAAAAATAAAGTACTATAATGGCATATCAAATTAATTCAAAAGTTTATAAAATTTCGTggcttaaataaattttgttagttcttacaattttgtttttggttttagTCTAATAAAATTCAACATATTTCCATTATTTTAGCTTTTGTATTAGTTTATCTACCAAACCTATATGTTTCGATGAATAATTCTTGTAttcttatttgtttattttcataGAAATCTATGTGTATGTTAACATAGACCTTGAATAATGTAGACACATGGATTGATATGCAAGAGTTACTCACGGAAATAGATTCTCTCCATTTTTTTTGTTACTggagagaataaagtgtaatcTCTCACTCTTAATTCTACaagtgggaccaaaaataaatgagaaagaaaatgcaataaaGGATGAGATCTTTTACTGGATACCAtccagctttttctttttcttacgggagaggatccactcccatTACCCACTAAGTTGGTTAACTCTATTAGTCATTGTATTGGTATCCTGTCTTTTAAAAACTCAGGTGTAATCGATTTCACGTAAAGTTGACACTTGAGAGTCGTTAGAAgatttgactaatttgactaaatttttatctaacgactctcaaataTCAATTTCGCGTGAATTCGACTTCATTGAATTTTCACCATCTTTTATTTATGGAACAAAGGTGAAAATGCAGTGCATGAGCAAAATGGATTTATCGTCATATAAATGACAAAAAGTCAAAAAGTGAGAAGGTTATTctgttagtaattattattataaggaCTACACTTGTTAATTTGAGCCCAAACACCGCGTGGAATGAAGTTGTGAAAGTGAAAGGTCATGGGAAGCGCTCTGTATCCGGATACGGTGAGTGTTTCTGGAATCCAGCCATCAACTCCATCTCTGTACAGTTCTACGTAGCACACCTGCTTGATACATGGCCCCCCGTACAAGTCTACTCTGTCCTTTCTACACCTACTGAACCTCCCTGACGATGGATCCTCCAGTCTTGCAACGTATACTCCATTCCCATCAGCGTCGCGTAATCTAATGCTGATTGAATCCCTCGTATACGTCGGCGAATCGCAGCTTGTGCTGATGGTCAGTGAGTAAATGCACCCACCACCACCACGCCTATTCTGCACCATTCATATATATACATTACAAAGTAATCAACAAAGCAGTTCAATTcatctatatattaaaattacCGGCTGCGGCTGCGGCTGCGGCTGCGGCTGCGTTCGGGTTCTGTTTCTGTGGTGCTTCAAGAGTGATGCATTTACTCTACCTGCTGGCTTTGCTTCCGACAAGGCACCAATGATGCAAAATGTGATTACTATTGAGCTTACTGATGCTTTCATCTTTTTGTTCATCACTTTTTCTAACTACTTAACTTTTATTGATTACTCAAGGACTATACCATTTAATTTACTCACAACTACTTTCTTAGTTACTTCTATATAAAGGACTAAGAAACCTCaacaatttattatatattttctgtGCCCGTTTCCTTTCATCAAAGGCCGACCGCTCAAGTAAACAAATCATATATGAATTAACATATGCAAATGTTTTCATCAAAATATTCTCTATGCTATTCTAAAAGTTGAACTAACCTTTCAGTATTTGCTATAAGGCAAGAATCGAaaccaatatttatttatttttattttaatgtgaAAGACACGTTAATAATTCTGACAGGGGTTCGGgaatatgtataaaataaaaataaactagtcTCATACAGAAAATCCAACATTAGGCCCATTACAGAAGAAACCCATAGAAAAGGGTTAACAGTAGGCCCACTAGATTCCTAATTTATTAGATGTTGTTGGGCTAGAAGGAAGGCCCACTAGGCGGAAGCAGTGGAGGCGGAATAACGATAACAGTAGTCAAAGCCATACCAAACGCCGTAAGGAATGAAAGCGTTGTAGTAGAAGGTAACGGGGCTGGAGTAGTAGCCAGATACGGTGACGTACTCGGGCATCCACCCATCGTATCCGGTTCTGTACAGATACAGATAGCAGATTTGGTAGGTACAGGGTCCGTAAATCTGAAACGTATCCGTAGAGCAGCGCTCGAATGTTCTAGAATCATAAGGATCCCCAAGTCTTGGAACATAAACCTGATAGCAATCGATTCCAAATAGGAAATATATATAAACCTAGCGATGAATGGAAGCAAAAGGAATAGTATAATATAGTGTACCTGATAACCATAGGTGTCGCCAAATGCGAGACTGATTTGATCTCTCGTATAGGAGGGAGAGCTGCAGCTTGTTTTAATGGTTACTGTATAAGTACAGCTACTACCCTGCAACTTACAAGTTACAACCCTACATATTTATCATCATTCATATAGGAAGAGAATATTCTTATTTCTTACAAGTTGCTGCTGGAGGGTTTGGTTGGGCTTGAAAGATTCGTTAGCTTGAGGCAGCTGAGTGTGAGTCTGATCATCAGTGGAGAAGGAAGCAACCACGCAGAATATGAGGATTATTGAAGTCACAGTCTTCGTCTTCATGGTTTTGTGTTGTATTCTGCTAACTGGTAATGAAACGATCTAAAACCAGTGGACTAGACTCTAGAGGCACACAGCCTTGGTTTTCGGATGCCCACGTCTCGCAACAAAGGACAAGGGGGTAGGTGTACTCATCTCCttaaatacatttatttatttcccttagcATCAAAAGATCCCTTATGCTAATCCTTCTAAAATGattcagattttaaaattaacatttgAGAAAGAGAGATCGATTACTAACTGTGACGGAGTGACGGTTTATAGTTATTTACGTATTTttgtttgatatttatttttcatcatAGTATTATATAATATATCCTATACtgacataaataataaaattaaatttgaatggcagaaaaaaaatatatattcttctCTTGTTATATTTGTATCTTTCATTATAGTGAGCATCATGATGTTTGATAGAATAATTCTCCTGTCCCTGTTGGTTAACTTCCTTTTGTCTTCGTTTTTATCTTCTAGCATATGAACCCTTGGATGCTTTCTACCTATTTGATCATGAGAAAATTTCACCGTTTTCATTTTTCAACGCATGTTTTTTGCAAATTAATCATTAAGCCGATAAATTTTTCGAAACGAAATTATAAACCTAAATTAAgtaaattttacaaattaaaaacagTATAAAATTGCTTGATGGGAAAGTGAACTTTTATCTGTATAAagcattattttattttgtctcgcAAAACTCGTGTTATGATTTTTAGTCCAATCCTCGCAAACGACAAATTTGAGCCAGTCAATGTCAAAAAGTTTAACCTATTTAAATGCAAAATTTGAAGCTGCATCCTTTCCAAAAGTTAAACCATTTCAGATTTCTCACTTGGATCCTACAGTACTTTCCAATGTTCTTCCGGCGAATCGTGCCTCTCAACTCCATAGTTCTCAAGCATAAATACAAGTCGTACAAAAGAATAAGATGAGATCAAATTGCGGAACAACGCTTTTTGCAGTAAGCTATAGTCTGGGGATAAAAACCGTCGtccaaagaataaaaataatcgtACACATGTGACATCTAACAAAGAGAACTTGCATGAGCAAACGAGAGACAACCAAaggggtgttttttttttttgtgtttgggagaaaaagaaagaaaaaaaaaagaaaagagggggggggggggaggaaaGCAAATTGCGCAAGGTACAATAAAATCAAGCATATATAGATGTCGATACAAATATTGGCTCAGCAGAATCCTCAATGACATTAGCAGCAGTACTAGAGACTCAAAGTAAGAAAGCTCATACCGAGAGGATTGCCTCAATGATAGCATAGCTGTTGCAGAACTCATATATCCTACAGAAACTTCAGCGCCTTCCCATTCCAACTAAGAAGATGCTAAACACAACTCAGATTGATGATTGCGTTATAATTGGCCATTAACTTCTCATTCAGAACTCTGTCGGAGGCTTCAACCTTATCAATCTTTTGATTCTATCTTTCTCTGTATTTTCCAAATATCCCTTCAAAACATACACAGGCCAAGTGTCAAGCAAAGCATCAAGAAGAATTGCTACTTATAACAACGAAACACAGACGTTGTATAAAGGTACTGTTTGGATCAGTAATGAGTGACCCCAGATAACAAAAGGCATCACAATATATGGGGAGAGCTGAATCACTTTTGAGTGGTATTGCAAAGTTTCTTCCTTCGACAGTTCATATGAAATCTTATATGCATATAACATGGAACAATATTTCACGAGAATAAATGAAAATAATGTCAGATTAGATGGGCCTCATCCAAAACGGATGACCTCAATAATGATATTCATTTGCACTAGCTAGATATATATCAGGATGCATAACGCTTGATGAGTTGATGTCATCAATTGAAATGTCTCACGTCAAGCAGAGTGAGTAACCTGAGAAATTCAAAACAATCAAGCTCTTATATTAAGTAGTACAGCATGTGTCCTCACCTTCCATACAATTTCATCCAAGCACAAGCATATCCTTCCATACTTATCAAGGAAAAGGCGCTCAGTTGGGGGCTTCCCACATACATCCTTCACAGCTGAGGTTATGACAAAGATTACCTCTGacactgaaaattaaaaaaaaaaaacaaaaaacaaaaaacaaaatgctAATAATGTACCTTTTGCAGACCctagaaaaataacaacaatatgCTTGACATTGTTCAAATTGATGATGCCATGAAATATTTATAAACAAAATAACCTGCTTTTCTTAAATATTAATAAGATATTTTCCCTTTCTCGGTAGGTAGACAACAGTTTCCAATAAGTTGAGATTGTGAGTTCTATATCTCATCAGTTCGATTGATTTCGAATTTTCCTTGTTTTATTCTTCAAAAAGTCATGCTAGGAAAAGAAATATTAGTAAGAAAAGACCTAGTtccaaaatatttttgtgtattggTTGCCGGTATCTATTACAAGACAGAAAAGGGGCAAGTCTCTCCCACCACTTTCTCCAAAAATCTCCTTAATCATCTCAAAAGAACAAAAGGTTATGAATCTAGGACCTCCAAGCCAGTGCTTCAATTTCAAAACATGTGAGCATATCTGGTTCCAAGCATCAACAAATGAGATGACTTCTTTCTAAGGTTTAATTATTACCATTACCAAATATGAAACATTGGGAAACATTCATATTGATATTAGAATCAACAACTGACATGATAGTTTTGTGTACTTTATTTTACCATCATCAAGCATAAAATACAGTTAACTGGATACATACAAGCAAGTTCATCATACTCGTCCTTGCCCACAACATATATGCTGACATCCCCTAGAACTGTGTACACAATATAAACTGAcctgaaaagaataaaatacgtAAGCCAAAATACCATATCAATGTCACATAATAATGAGTCATGATTTTTCTAAAATACAGGAACTTGAATGAACAATAGTATGCACTATGCAGTGAAGCAAAAGAGACTAGATGGGAAAATATTAATAGTAAGCAATATTGTTCAGTTTGTTTATTCTCTTCCACCAAACAAACACAAAAAACTAAACAAATGGAAAACTGAGTATAGTCCATCactctcactcactcactcactcactcactctctctctctctctctctctctctctctctctctctgtttttcaataataataattcagGAAACAAGTTTGAAGAGCTCATTTGTCTTGCCTACTACTACTTCATTTCAAGTAACCACAATGGAATCCTCCTCCCTAACGGGTTCAGAATCAAATAAATCTGTAAAATAGACGAACCAATTCATGTTGGCGCACGCACAGACAAACATCCATACATACATAAATGACATGACATTGAATCTTCAAGGAATGAGAAGCATTAGAGAAGAAGAGACTAACTTGTGGCAAGCAACGAGGAGCTCTTCATTTTTGGCACCCTTGAGATTGTCAGCTCCTAATTTAACCAAGAAGGAACGCCAGTGTAGCCGCTCCTCTGCAGGAACACCATGAAAACTGAAACCATAAAGCCACTGAACTTAGATCCTTACATAATCATAAAGCTGAAACCATGACCATTTTGCTGTTCCTTTGATTTTCTGAGCAATTATGATTACGAACTGAAAGCTCCTCTCTATGAGGAGGAGGAAAATCGGGATTTCAAATTGCTTCAGAgatcaacaacaacaaatcagCTACTTCTATCTTTCATTAACTACATAGGGATCTAACAGCAATATGAGAATTACATTACGAAGCATAGAAAGGAAACGAATCAAAATTGGGATAAATGATATAGATAACAGCAGGAAAAGAGAGAGATCTAAACACACCGTTCGATGAGGATATTTCCCTCAACGTTCGCAAACAGCACCGCCAGTATCATACTCTCAgcttctctttcttcctctttcgcCTGCGAACCTACGAGCTCCGATCGATGAAACGGGATCGCAGAGATCTTCTCTTGTTCTCCTACGCTTGGCGCTGCTTACAATTACTTAAATGCCcccttatttttacttttattcctTTAGACTTATAATTTTTAGTGCGAAGGCAAGGATTAATCCGTTAAGAATTTGAGCTTTATTTAAGAGTTCTgcatttataatttttctttggtTAATAAGTAATTTTTTGTGTACTGGACTTGGTTTAAAAACTGTATTGTCTTTTCAAGAAAACAATCATGTTAGgtccaaatatttaaaaaaatttaatttttaaaaacaaacttttataatttatttaaaagtaaaaaataaaaaatttactaaatcaAACATAAATCTCTTTCTctataatttatacatataattttGTCAAGAATATAATGTTGGAATAAAATAGataaagatatttaaaatatttttttaaagatgttttttaacaattaaaatttaacatatataatcgattaaatcatgttatttttattaaaattagaccagacaaatttatttgattgaaaaatgataaatcaaattttga contains:
- the LOC112703757 gene encoding embryo-specific protein ATS3B; translated protein: MKTKTVTSIILIFCVVASFSTDDQTHTQLPQANESFKPNQTLQQQLGSSCTYTVTIKTSCSSPSYTRDQISLAFGDTYGYQVYVPRLGDPYDSRTFERCSTDTFQIYGPCTYQICYLYLYRTGYDGWMPEYVTVSGYYSSPVTFYYNAFIPYGVWYGFDYCYRYSASTASA
- the LOC112703758 gene encoding uncharacterized protein; protein product: MILAVLFANVEGNILIERFHGVPAEERLHWRSFLVKLGADNLKGAKNEELLVACHKSVYIVYTVLGDVSIYVVGKDEYDELALSEVIFVITSAVKDVCGKPPTERLFLDKYGRICLCLDEIVWKGYLENTEKDRIKRLIRLKPPTEF